In Chanodichthys erythropterus isolate Z2021 chromosome 11, ASM2448905v1, whole genome shotgun sequence, a single window of DNA contains:
- the LOC137030010 gene encoding zinc finger protein 8-like isoform X2 yields the protein MSIQCSDTVTPLQLTHKESEQPKAAPSQSSTLKNLNPYPVQVSSPVLTLLKQNDIQLDTVEDKMIQSAVSIRDNEMQTFPEIPNIPIGKPEEGPPTLDHQPETLGMTEPEPEHVTKREYEDVAVTTEEAELEIGCQEKTCQTSSENTQAQLKPEDGELHEPVESVDSCLHWNQSSFGVYFGTEQIPQSHLVNTESRERLEPSQKLSNCSLMPQLRGCLRPCFVQLQKAEILQRPISQSRRLHVCSICNKIFIYKKTLRRHKRIHTGERPYGCSLCPKSFILRKTLRQHKKLHFKRPYSCTQCGKRFKHWRKLRIHWRSHAGEGPFVCILCGKCCRTLKSLDRHLAYVDHNCIIERRIDCFDTKM from the coding sequence ATGAGCATTCAATGCAGTGACACAGTCACTCCATTGCAGTTGACACACAAGGAATCTGAACAGCCAAAAGCGGCACCAAGCCAGTCAAGCACCCTGAAAAATCTCAATCCGTATCCAGTGCAGGTGTCATCTCCTGTATTAACACTGTTAAAACAGAATGACATACAGTTAGACACTGTAGAAGATAAGATGATACAAAGTGCGGTATCCATACGTGACAATGAAATGCAGACATTTCCAGAGATTCCCAACATACCCATCGGAAAGCCTGAAGAAGGGCCGCCGACTCTTGATCATCAGCCAGAAACATTGGGTATGACTGAACCAGAGCCCGAACATGTCACTAAACGAGAATATGAAGATGTTGCTGTGACCACTGAAGAAGCAGAACTAGAAATTGGATGTCAAGAGAAGACGTGCCAGACCTCAAGTGAAAATACTCAAGCTCAGCTGAAGCCTGAAGATGGTGAGCTACATGAACCAGTAGAGTCAGTAGATTCATGTCTTCACTGGAATCAGTCTTCCTTTGGGGTTTATTTTGGCACTGAACAAATACCCCAGAGCCATCTTGTAAATACGGAGTCACGGGAAAGGCTTGAACCTTCGCAGAAGCTGTCCAATTGCTCTTTGATGCCTCAACTCAGGGGTTGTTTAAGACCTTGCTTTGTACAACTTCAGAAGGCTGAAATACTGCAAAGACCCATCAGCCAGTCTAGACGATTGCATGTTTGCAGCATCTGTAACAAAATCTTTATCTACAAGAAAACCCTACGGAGGCACAAACGCATCCACACAGGCGAGAGACCCTATGGCTGCTCGCTCTGCCCTAAGTCCTTCATCCTACGCAAAACCCTCCGTCAGCACAAGAAACTACATTTCAAGAGACCGTACAGCTGCACTCAATGTGGCAAGAGGTTTAAACACTGGAGAAAGCTACGCATCCATTGGCGTTCCCATGCTGGAGAGGGTCCGTTCGTGTGTATCCTCTGTGGGAAATGCTGCAGGACTCTAAAGAGCCTTGACCGGCACCTGGCTTACGTTGACCACAACTGCATAATCGAGAGAAGAATTGATTGTTTTGATACAAAGATGTAA